From a single Ignavibacteria bacterium genomic region:
- a CDS encoding tetratricopeptide repeat protein, giving the protein MSEIHTLSIADFDKNLLGEHSNITGEELAVRIINYYYHLYSSILEKISISVTEEEIAILYNPDSLEPADQEKFSRALALLAEKSLDAGRTILLELVEKYPLSGDILYNLGMSYSEQGDLEKSIKPLEKAVEVMPFFSNAYVALGYSYAGLKKYEEAVRYNRLALMYDKKNFYAYRNLAACLSKLDRYDEAREIAGKALELEPNDPQAILGYALVCKYLGDMHNYSKNLKKIIDNGINERISNYAKSELRKLAENELKSKGLRLDVVMYLQSAMQLFKNMEKEDIGKIGLSAAMMGMNGLDINNPEKKYFFKELNKDFTGLQLLCYMYAAFQIVDPTVDVGIDLSKEYATAKGMLNE; this is encoded by the coding sequence ATGAGCGAAATTCATACCTTATCTATTGCTGACTTCGATAAAAACTTACTTGGTGAACATAGTAACATAACTGGAGAAGAACTAGCCGTAAGAATAATAAACTATTATTATCATCTTTATAGCTCAATTCTGGAAAAGATTAGCATTTCAGTAACTGAAGAGGAAATAGCAATTCTGTATAATCCTGACAGTCTGGAACCGGCTGACCAGGAGAAATTCAGCCGCGCACTTGCACTTCTTGCAGAAAAAAGCCTGGACGCCGGTAGAACAATACTACTTGAACTTGTCGAAAAATACCCACTAAGTGGTGACATTTTATATAATCTGGGCATGAGCTATAGTGAACAAGGTGACCTAGAGAAGAGCATCAAACCATTAGAAAAAGCCGTTGAAGTAATGCCGTTTTTCTCAAATGCATATGTGGCTTTAGGATACAGCTATGCTGGTCTCAAAAAATACGAAGAGGCTGTAAGATATAATAGATTAGCTTTGATGTACGACAAGAAGAACTTTTATGCATATAGAAATTTGGCCGCATGTTTAAGTAAGTTAGATAGATATGATGAGGCAAGAGAAATCGCAGGAAAGGCACTTGAACTTGAGCCGAATGATCCGCAGGCCATTCTTGGGTATGCTTTAGTGTGTAAATATTTGGGGGATATGCATAATTACTCTAAGAATTTAAAAAAGATCATCGACAATGGAATCAATGAAAGAATATCTAATTATGCCAAATCTGAGTTAAGAAAGCTTGCTGAAAATGAACTGAAATCCAAGGGATTGAGATTAGATGTTGTAATGTATCTCCAGTCAGCAATGCAGTTGTTTAAGAATATGGAAAAAGAAGATATTGGCAAAATTGGACTTTCTGCCGCCATGATGGGAATGAATGGACTTGATATAAATAATCCAGAAAAGAAGTATTTTTTCAAGGAATTGAATAAAGATTTTACTGGACTTCAGCTACTATGCTACATGTATGCAGCTTTTCAGATAGTCGACCCCACTGTGGACGTTGGTATTGACTTATCAAAAGAATATGCAACTGCAAAAGGAATGCTGAATGAATAA
- a CDS encoding DUF2075 domain-containing protein, giving the protein MLYRVSDFCEEVSSDMNGLIDRLINLTGRSSNAEISAWQSSLPKVSKILAGPELGNYHMYMGESGGLILEYKLPSASSWCDVVLLGNGKINPSAVIIELKDWQTKGDEEGPSETLIKHKGQLLLHPSDQVRGYANYCKRFHSAVMDNHADVSGCVYFTSQTDINIYRSGKYTNLTSEFPIFSLDENSTFTNYLTSKLISPNEQFAHKFENGTYRQDRSLLIQVAKNFKEKTSPFVLLDEQRKGFSECISIIKEVLEKDDKKHVVIVQGPPGSGKSALAANLWAECVELVQEPKTVVFTTTSTSQRKNWERHFRTTGKNRDAKYIVKKSNDYNPGLNTSEWLESKRNQGHAVKVQDWKNNLKLFAKDNRANRAPDDLFFISIVDEAHALIDPAKPGAEGIPPSGWVIHAGPQGWHIMRCSRISIFLMDGDQSYRDNETTTKDDLVGYAKDLGAEVHEIDLSGTQFRCAGSVEYVNWVDTILFNPGENSPTNWRTSKDNPQGKFIFEIIDELEELEDTLLKKFKSGEKVRLAASYAVPWKTKKAADPYSLPDKEKDFCIPIKTNGKTRYWSKIWNYAPNQDYTHFVQAPPESKMHTDPLAEVGCPYVIRGFDYDYLGILWLEDLVWRKDAWKVNPEHIHESAIKNSKAKAKKQKGNAEVNDILIEKILRGYRILLTRALKGKYLWVKDEETREHLKEILYNGNN; this is encoded by the coding sequence ATGCTTTATAGGGTATCTGATTTTTGTGAAGAAGTATCCTCGGATATGAATGGATTGATTGACAGGCTCATTAACCTTACAGGGCGTAGTTCAAATGCAGAAATATCAGCATGGCAAAGTTCTTTACCAAAGGTCTCAAAGATTTTAGCCGGACCTGAACTGGGCAACTACCATATGTATATGGGAGAATCAGGGGGACTTATTCTGGAATATAAGCTTCCTTCAGCATCTTCGTGGTGTGATGTTGTGTTATTGGGAAATGGTAAAATTAATCCGTCAGCAGTAATCATTGAGCTAAAAGATTGGCAGACAAAAGGTGATGAGGAAGGCCCCAGTGAAACTCTAATTAAACATAAGGGGCAGCTTCTGCTCCACCCTTCTGATCAGGTTAGAGGTTATGCAAACTACTGCAAAAGATTCCATTCGGCAGTTATGGATAATCATGCAGACGTATCCGGATGTGTATACTTTACTAGTCAGACTGATATAAATATTTATAGAAGTGGAAAATATACAAATCTGACTTCGGAATTCCCGATATTTTCCCTTGATGAGAATTCTACCTTTACAAACTATTTAACTTCAAAACTCATATCTCCGAACGAACAATTCGCACACAAGTTTGAAAATGGAACATATAGGCAGGATAGAAGCTTGCTTATTCAGGTCGCTAAAAATTTTAAAGAAAAGACTAGCCCTTTTGTTCTTTTAGATGAACAAAGGAAAGGATTTTCGGAGTGTATAAGTATTATTAAAGAAGTTCTTGAAAAAGATGATAAAAAACATGTTGTTATTGTTCAGGGCCCTCCGGGATCCGGAAAATCAGCTTTAGCTGCCAATCTTTGGGCAGAGTGTGTGGAACTTGTTCAGGAGCCTAAAACTGTTGTTTTTACGACTACATCAACATCTCAAAGAAAAAATTGGGAAAGGCATTTTAGGACTACGGGTAAAAATCGTGATGCTAAATATATTGTAAAAAAGTCAAATGATTATAACCCAGGCTTAAATACTAGTGAATGGTTGGAGAGTAAAAGAAACCAAGGACATGCTGTAAAAGTGCAGGATTGGAAAAATAACCTTAAATTATTTGCGAAAGATAATAGAGCAAATCGGGCTCCAGATGACTTATTCTTTATTTCCATTGTAGATGAGGCGCATGCTCTTATTGATCCTGCAAAGCCGGGAGCAGAGGGAATTCCTCCAAGTGGTTGGGTTATTCATGCTGGACCACAAGGATGGCATATAATGAGATGCTCAAGAATAAGCATTTTTCTTATGGATGGTGACCAAAGCTATAGAGATAATGAGACAACAACGAAGGATGACTTAGTTGGATATGCGAAGGATCTTGGAGCAGAAGTCCATGAAATTGATTTAAGCGGAACCCAGTTCAGATGTGCGGGTTCAGTGGAATATGTGAATTGGGTAGATACTATTTTGTTTAACCCCGGTGAAAATTCTCCAACTAACTGGCGTACCTCCAAAGATAATCCGCAGGGGAAATTTATTTTTGAGATAATTGATGAATTAGAAGAGCTTGAAGATACATTATTAAAGAAATTTAAATCTGGAGAGAAAGTCAGATTAGCTGCAAGTTATGCAGTCCCTTGGAAAACAAAAAAAGCAGCTGATCCATATTCCTTGCCTGATAAGGAAAAAGATTTTTGTATTCCAATCAAAACCAATGGGAAAACTAGATATTGGAGTAAGATTTGGAATTATGCACCAAATCAGGATTATACTCATTTCGTCCAGGCTCCTCCTGAAAGTAAAATGCATACAGATCCTCTTGCAGAAGTTGGCTGTCCTTATGTAATAAGAGGATTTGATTATGATTATCTAGGCATTTTGTGGCTTGAAGATCTGGTTTGGAGAAAAGATGCATGGAAGGTTAATCCCGAGCATATTCATGAATCAGCTATAAAAAACTCGAAAGCTAAGGCAAAAAAACAAAAAGGAAATGCTGAGGTAAACGATATACTGATAGAGAAGATACTGAGGGGATACAGAATCCTTCTTACCAGAGCGTTAAAAGGCAAGTACCTTTGGGTAAAAGATGAAGAAACGAGAGAACACCTAAAAGAAATTCTCTATAATGGAAACAATTAA
- a CDS encoding AAA family ATPase: MIKPSDIIDYISSEQAADNNEVELSEFLSNEAIEERGTGKFGLQIVEEKINKRNKEYYFECKDNESKFRPGDTVFIFNEHKKYEGKILESDFEQIVVSLSKKSNLDRNSKWSIKLQTQFLATGIINALKSLSPGAPGWSYFSAVTGNEGLQSKVIPTAESHKNLSALNSYLEKHGVGLDESQYNAIIKCLVMPRIHAVQGPPGTGKSTVLAIIAAILTSYGKRVAVLAPTHQAVNNALNTIYSFNPEIEIIKIGGELKNEGLNEGVKQEAFNKFDDEYSLRNRRRNPPIVGMTYHSAIFNLANRANSFAPNVLLIDEAGQLSLPLGSVAGSCGAGSVMLFGDDMQMPPIFSSDLIGHKFSVSIFRQLRRLEESLISKLEITYRMNSVLCNVTGNLFYKDTESGGSFLRSHPSKADQKFRLNISEKVEPIFRQILNSDDSLVWVNTSTTDDKQINKNEAAVCAELVDICLKSGLNKNDIAVITPYRKQAAEIRRRVLKNINADEIPIIDTVEKVQGASVEIIIISFVSSDPEYIFSMSNFLFSSNRINVSVSRAKTKAVILCPKEMLETDPSHYEALVAQDQLKEIKSFSKTFTYN; the protein is encoded by the coding sequence ATGATAAAACCTTCAGACATAATTGACTATATAAGTTCCGAACAAGCGGCTGATAATAATGAAGTAGAACTATCAGAATTTCTTTCTAATGAGGCAATTGAAGAAAGGGGTACCGGGAAATTTGGCCTGCAGATTGTTGAAGAAAAGATCAACAAAAGGAACAAAGAATATTATTTCGAATGTAAAGATAACGAATCCAAATTCAGGCCGGGTGATACAGTTTTTATCTTCAATGAACATAAGAAATATGAAGGAAAAATTCTTGAAAGTGACTTTGAACAAATAGTAGTATCGTTGAGCAAAAAAAGTAATTTGGACAGGAACTCAAAATGGTCCATCAAATTACAAACCCAGTTTTTAGCTACCGGAATAATAAACGCTCTTAAAAGTCTTTCCCCTGGTGCCCCGGGCTGGTCGTACTTTTCAGCTGTAACAGGAAATGAAGGATTGCAAAGTAAAGTTATTCCGACTGCGGAAAGTCATAAAAACCTTTCTGCATTAAATAGTTATTTGGAAAAACATGGGGTGGGTTTAGACGAGTCTCAGTATAATGCCATAATTAAATGTCTGGTGATGCCTCGGATCCATGCAGTCCAGGGACCTCCCGGGACAGGAAAATCAACTGTTCTGGCAATTATTGCTGCCATTTTAACTTCTTATGGTAAGCGTGTTGCTGTATTGGCTCCGACTCATCAGGCAGTCAATAATGCCTTAAATACAATTTACTCATTTAATCCTGAAATTGAAATAATAAAAATTGGCGGAGAATTAAAAAACGAAGGGTTAAATGAAGGCGTTAAGCAGGAGGCATTTAACAAATTTGATGATGAATATTCCTTAAGAAATAGGCGTCGAAATCCTCCAATCGTTGGCATGACTTACCACTCGGCGATATTTAATCTGGCTAACCGTGCTAACAGTTTTGCCCCGAATGTGCTTTTAATAGATGAGGCGGGTCAGTTATCTTTGCCATTGGGATCTGTGGCAGGGAGCTGTGGTGCAGGATCAGTAATGCTTTTCGGCGACGACATGCAGATGCCTCCAATATTTTCTTCGGACTTAATAGGTCATAAGTTTTCTGTATCAATTTTCAGGCAGTTGCGGAGATTGGAAGAAAGCTTAATTTCAAAGCTTGAAATCACTTATAGAATGAATTCCGTGTTGTGCAATGTGACGGGTAACTTATTCTACAAGGACACTGAAAGCGGAGGAAGCTTCCTTCGTTCCCACCCTTCAAAAGCGGATCAGAAGTTCAGGCTTAATATTAGTGAGAAAGTAGAACCGATATTTAGACAAATATTGAATTCCGATGATTCTCTGGTGTGGGTCAATACAAGTACAACCGATGACAAGCAGATAAATAAAAATGAGGCGGCTGTATGTGCTGAATTGGTCGATATTTGCCTGAAATCCGGTCTTAATAAAAATGATATTGCAGTCATCACACCTTATAGAAAACAGGCTGCAGAAATCAGGCGTAGAGTATTGAAAAATATTAATGCTGATGAGATCCCCATTATAGATACAGTGGAGAAAGTCCAGGGCGCCAGTGTTGAAATAATTATAATTTCTTTTGTTTCTTCTGATCCCGAATATATTTTTTCTATGAGTAATTTCCTGTTCTCATCGAACAGGATAAATGTATCAGTCAGTCGTGCTAAAACAAAAGCAGTTATATTATGCCCCAAAGAAATGTTAGAGACAGATCCTTCGCACTATGAAGCCTTGGTAGCACAGGATCAGCTAAAAGAAATTAAGTCGTTCTCGAAAACATTCACATATAACTAG
- a CDS encoding ImmA/IrrE family metallo-endopeptidase gives MTEIEKKAKAILKRHNLYSIPIDPVVLANVNGIKVNNAVFSEEGISGLVAKRGDNVSILVKNNDSPYRKRFTIAHELGHVFLHLAKDGDFVDNNLDLFRDIEESDLNSNDASFREVESNYFAACLLMPPDLVIQAYRDDKNLNSLANKFKVSESAMGIRLNKLGLLK, from the coding sequence ATGACTGAAATTGAAAAGAAAGCTAAGGCAATCTTAAAAAGGCATAACTTATATTCAATCCCAATTGATCCCGTTGTTTTGGCAAACGTAAATGGCATAAAAGTAAATAATGCTGTTTTCTCCGAGGAAGGAATATCAGGGCTTGTAGCTAAAAGAGGCGACAACGTTTCAATCCTTGTCAAAAACAATGATTCCCCTTACCGGAAGCGTTTTACGATAGCTCATGAGCTCGGTCATGTTTTTCTTCACTTAGCTAAAGATGGAGACTTTGTTGACAATAATCTTGATCTGTTTAGGGATATTGAGGAAAGCGATCTCAATTCTAATGATGCCTCGTTCAGAGAAGTGGAATCAAATTATTTTGCCGCTTGTTTATTAATGCCTCCCGATTTGGTTATTCAAGCTTATAGAGATGATAAAAACCTTAATAGTTTAGCTAATAAATTCAAAGTATCAGAAAGTGCTATGGGTATTCGGTTAAACAAGCTGGGATTACTAAAATGA
- a CDS encoding bis-aminopropyl spermidine synthase family protein, giving the protein MDLRKGINLVSEVINNRPKALREFDQIYMKAADMLIQTEHIGEVFNDKEIVFIGDGDSIGLCLSYLFNEEIIEKGPKHVHILDFDERIVLSVQNFAEKFKITEKISSELYNVAHPLPTTCWQKFDGFYTNPPFGASNGGKSITAFVKRGIECLRKDGLASIVIADYPKLQWTQELLYKTEKYLIDKSFVISEIIPEFHHYHLDDTPELTSCSLIARLSVFEEKGYCSTCLPQDYVEDFYGHDLPLVYKYVKDKTNGGKLASKDHELLKLE; this is encoded by the coding sequence ATGGACCTCCGCAAAGGTATCAATTTAGTTTCCGAGGTTATTAATAATAGACCTAAAGCCTTACGTGAATTTGACCAGATTTACATGAAAGCCGCTGATATGCTTATACAGACAGAGCATATAGGCGAGGTGTTCAATGACAAAGAGATAGTCTTCATTGGTGATGGAGATTCCATTGGACTATGTTTGTCATACCTATTTAATGAGGAAATAATTGAAAAAGGGCCAAAACACGTTCATATTTTAGATTTCGATGAAAGAATTGTTCTGTCTGTTCAGAATTTTGCTGAAAAATTCAAGATCACCGAAAAGATCTCTTCTGAGTTATACAACGTTGCCCATCCTCTTCCTACAACCTGTTGGCAAAAATTTGACGGTTTTTATACTAATCCACCATTTGGAGCAAGTAATGGCGGAAAGAGCATCACTGCTTTTGTCAAACGAGGTATTGAATGCTTAAGAAAAGATGGGTTGGCAAGTATCGTTATTGCTGACTATCCAAAACTTCAATGGACTCAGGAATTACTTTATAAAACAGAAAAGTATCTTATTGATAAATCTTTTGTTATTTCAGAAATTATTCCTGAATTCCACCACTACCATCTAGATGATACACCAGAACTAACTTCCTGTAGCTTAATTGCAAGATTAAGTGTTTTTGAGGAGAAAGGGTATTGCAGCACATGCCTCCCGCAAGATTATGTCGAAGACTTTTATGGGCATGATTTGCCACTTGTCTATAAATATGTAAAAGATAAGACAAATGGCGGTAAGTTAGCTTCGAAAGACCACGAATTATTAAAACTTGAATAA